The genomic segment TGTTGCAGTCCTTCGCGGATGGCACGGACGAGTGGCGCTACCAAGCCGGCATGGCGGGCCGCAACGGACTGGCTGCGGCGGAACTGGCCAAGGCCGGGTCCGTATCCGCTCCTTTGGCCCTTGAAGGCAAAAGCGGTTTCATTCGAAGCTTTGCACGGAGCGAGGCGGACGTAGCGAAGCTAAGCGCTTCGCTCGGACAAGATTGGGCCATGCTGCGCGTCACCTTCAAGCCCTTCCCCGTGTGCGCCTTCAACCAAACGCCGGTAACGGCGGCGCTGGCCTTGCGCGAGCAGATCGGCACTTCACCCATCGCCGCCGTGCGCGTGCACATGAGTCCCTTCGCCATGAGCTATGCGGGCATGAAGGAAGCGGGACCGTTCCACTCCATTTCCGGAACACTGATGAGCATCCCATTCTGTGTCGCCACCACTTTGGCACACGGGAAGCCCACCATGACTCGCATGGCCACCTACGACGATGCGAGCGTGAACGCGCTGCAACGCCGGATCACACTTGTGGGTGACCCCAGCCTGTCAGCTTTGTGCGCCAAGATCGAAGTGGAAACCGCCGACGGAAGAAAGTATCTGCGCGAACAGAACATGGCCCCGTCCGACTACGCGTACGACCGCAATGCCATATCGAAACTCGTGCGCGGCATAGGAGTAGAGGAGGGTGTACCCGCTGGGGCCTTCGATCTCCTAGAACGTTTCGTAGAGCGGTTACCTGGCGGAACCATCGACGATGTCATCGAGAGCTTTGCCACCATCGAGCAGCGCATGGCGGTTTGATTTCGAGGCAAAGTCTATTCACCGGCATCGAGCCTTTCCACGAGAAAGTCGCCAGGGGTAGACCAAATCCTTCGCAAACCCGCTTTGCTCAGCTCGCGCCCCGCTGATCATCGGATTCGTAGGCACTGGCTTTGCGTTGATGGAATTTTGGTCAGATTCCGGGAAGCCGGGAGTCTGCTGTCCTGTCATCCCTCATATTGGCGAAGCGAACGAATGGCCCTCGTGAAACCAGGAAAGAAAGGCCAGGTAACTATCCCCAAGGGAATTCTGCGCAAGCTAGCTATCCCTGACGAGGCTCCTTTGGTGGTCGAAGCCAGCGCGGACGGAGCGATCATCCTGCGCCAGGCGGTCGTGTTCCCCATCGAAATCTACAGCGACACACGAGTGAAGAATGCGGTCAAGCCTCCGCGCGATCCCTCAGCACCACGGCGCGCACGGCCTTCTCGATATCTTCCATGGACGGAATCACCAGCCGCTCCAACTTGTCGTTGTAGGGCATGGGGGAATCGCGGGCACCCACGCGAACGATGGGCGCATCGAGCCAGTCGATGGCATGCTCGGCCACCATCGCCGCCACTTCGGCGCCGAAGCCCCAACGCTTCCAACCCTCGTGAGCGATAACCAAGCGGCTGGTTTTCTTCACCGATTGAAGAATGGCGTCCTCGTCCAGCGGGCGCAGCGTACGAGGATCGATCACTTCCACGTCGATACCCTCGACTTCAAGGCGTGCGGCGGCTTGCAGGGCGACATCCACCATGGCCAGCGTCGCCACGAGGGTCACGTCTTTCCCTTTTCGCTTGACCACCGCCTTGCCGATGGGGATGGCGTAGGACTCCTCCGGTACCAATCCTTTCTTGCCGACGTAGAGCATCTTGTGCTCCAGGAAGATGACAGGATTGTTCTCGCGGATAGCGCTGGTGAGCAGGCCTTTTGCCTCATAGGGACCGGAAGGTGCGAGAACCACCAACCCCGGAACATGGGTGAACCAGGTTTCGAGGCTTTGCGAGTGCTGCGCCGCCAAACGTATGCCGCCGCCCTGCGGACCGCGAATGACGAGCGGCACGGTAGGCTTGCCACCCAGCATGAAACGAAACTTCGCTGCCTGGTTGACGATCATGTCCATCATCAGAGTGACGAAGTCGAAGATCTGCACTTCGGCGATCGGGCGCATGCCGGTGATGGCCGCGCCCACCGCGCAGCTGGCGATGGCTTGCTCCGAGATGGGTGTGTCGCGCAAACGTTCGGCGCCGAATTTATCGATGAGTCCGCGCGTGGCGGCGAAGATGCCGCCGATCTTGCCCACGTCCTCGCCCAGGACGAACACATGGGGGTCGGCTTCCATCGCCTGGCCGATGGCTTCCTTGAGCGCTTCTGCGTAAGACAATTCCCGCGTGGTGGTGAGCTTGGGTTCGGCGGGTTGGTAGTGCGGCGCATAGACGGCGTCGTCCAGATCGGCGAGGGTAGGTTCCGGGCTGGCGATGCCGAATTCCTTGGCTGTGGCCATCTCGCCTTCCACATCGGCGCGCACGCGGTCGAGAGTGTCCTGCTTGAAACCGAATTCGGCGATGAGCTTCTTCTCGAATCGGGCGATGGGATCGAGCTTGACCCAATCCTCAACTTCTTGGTCGCCGCGGTAGCGCGGCAGATTGGCGCGCATGGAATGATCACCCCAGCGGTAGGTGAGCGCTTCGATGAAACTCGGGCCCTCTCCCTTGCGCGCTCGCGCCACCGCTTCTTCCACCGCGGCGCGTACCGCCAGCACGTCGTTACCATCTACCGTAACGCCTGGCATCGAATAAGCGGCGGCACGCTTGGAGAATCGGTCGATGGAGGTGGAATCCTTCATCGAAGTGGAGAGTGCGTATTGGTTGTTCTCGCACAGGTAAACGATGGGCAACTTCCACACGGAGGCGACATTCAGGCACTCGTGGAAAATGCCTTCGTTGCAGGCACCATCGCCAAAAAATGCCACGCCGCAATGGTCCGTCGCGCGCAACTTGTTGGACAGGGCAGCTCCCGTGCCAATCCCGATGCCAGCCCCCACGATGCCGTTGGCACCCAGGATGTTGAGCTCGAGATCCGCGATGTGCATGGAGCCGCCCAGCCCCTTGCAATAGCCAGTAACACGGCCCATGAGTTCGGCCGCCATCTTGTTGAGCGACGCACCCTTGGCGATGCAGTGGCCGTGGCCGCGATGATGGCTCACGACAAAATCTTCCTTCCGCAGCAGCGAACACGCCCCGGCCGCCACCGCTTCCTGGCCCACATAGCTGTGGGCCGTGCCCTTGACCAGGCCTTCCTTGAACATGTCGATCACGCCTTCGTCGAAACGGCGAATGCGCAACATGACCCGGTATATTTGTTCTAACGCGGACCGATCCATCTCCCCCCCTCTATTGACCTTAATCAGGCGCTTTGACTTCCACTCCCGCCCATTTTTCGATGTACTTCACGATCGCGGT from the Betaproteobacteria bacterium genome contains:
- a CDS encoding MmgE/PrpD family protein 4, with the protein product MRTLTQEIAHFVVGLQANTIPAPVSEKGKVALLNAYGMALAGRDTPYAPVARKAALAMDGELPKGATLLGDGRRTSIGGACLANTALFHGRCQEDTCGAAHFGTILIPLLTAMIEARRYPLSSLIPALVAGYEAGGVIEQAYCATTTAGGFRASPLYGTLAAAAAAAKLMGLNESQTAAALANAASFSGGVLQSFADGTDEWRYQAGMAGRNGLAAAELAKAGSVSAPLALEGKSGFIRSFARSEADVAKLSASLGQDWAMLRVTFKPFPVCAFNQTPVTAALALREQIGTSPIAAVRVHMSPFAMSYAGMKEAGPFHSISGTLMSIPFCVATTLAHGKPTMTRMATYDDASVNALQRRITLVGDPSLSALCAKIEVETADGRKYLREQNMAPSDYAYDRNAISKLVRGIGVEEGVPAGAFDLLERFVERLPGGTIDDVIESFATIEQRMAV
- a CDS encoding dehydrogenase, which translates into the protein MDRSALEQIYRVMLRIRRFDEGVIDMFKEGLVKGTAHSYVGQEAVAAGACSLLRKEDFVVSHHRGHGHCIAKGASLNKMAAELMGRVTGYCKGLGGSMHIADLELNILGANGIVGAGIGIGTGAALSNKLRATDHCGVAFFGDGACNEGIFHECLNVASVWKLPIVYLCENNQYALSTSMKDSTSIDRFSKRAAAYSMPGVTVDGNDVLAVRAAVEEAVARARKGEGPSFIEALTYRWGDHSMRANLPRYRGDQEVEDWVKLDPIARFEKKLIAEFGFKQDTLDRVRADVEGEMATAKEFGIASPEPTLADLDDAVYAPHYQPAEPKLTTTRELSYAEALKEAIGQAMEADPHVFVLGEDVGKIGGIFAATRGLIDKFGAERLRDTPISEQAIASCAVGAAITGMRPIAEVQIFDFVTLMMDMIVNQAAKFRFMLGGKPTVPLVIRGPQGGGIRLAAQHSQSLETWFTHVPGLVVLAPSGPYEAKGLLTSAIRENNPVIFLEHKMLYVGKKGLVPEESYAIPIGKAVVKRKGKDVTLVATLAMVDVALQAAARLEVEGIDVEVIDPRTLRPLDEDAILQSVKKTSRLVIAHEGWKRWGFGAEVAAMVAEHAIDWLDAPIVRVGARDSPMPYNDKLERLVIPSMEDIEKAVRAVVLRDRAEA